The genomic segment GAAAAATTTCAAAAACTATTTTTATGGATATTGCCAATAAAAATGGATATGAAATTACTCTTGATAAAAATATTTTTTCTGAATTTTTTAAAAAAGTAACAATTAAAGAAAATGAAAAATTTATTTTAGATGTTTCAGCAGTTAGTATTAGGAATAATACATTTTTAAATTTTTTAAAAGATTTTATAGAAAAAAATAATATAGATCCAAAAAATATAATTTTTGAATTTAATGAACATGAAATTTATACTCATATTAAAAGATTTGATGAAATTATAAAAATGTATAAAAAATTAGGTTTTAGTTTTGCTATCAGTCATTTTGGAGGTAAAAATAGCTTTTTTACATATTTTTTAAATTTAAAAATTGATTACATAATTTATGACATTTCTATAAGTAAAAATTATGAAAAAGAAAAGATAAAAAATGTATTTTTAAAATTTAATGAAATTTGTAAAGAATTAGGTATAAAAAGTATTATAAAGTTTGTAGAAAAAGCTGAAGTTTTAGAATTTGCTAAAGAAAATAAGGTTGATTTTATTCAAGGCTTTTTTATAGAAAAACCAAAAGAAGTTTAAAAAATTTAAGGAAAAAAATGCAATACGGTGAAGAAATTATAAAAGAATTTGATGTTGAAAGAGATTTAGAAGTTTGGGAAAACAAAAACGAAAGAGAGTTTGTTATAAGGATAACTCTACCTGAGTTTTGTTGTCTTTGTCCTCGTTCAGGATATCCTGATTTTGCTACTATTTATGTTGATTATATTCCAGATAAATTAGTAGTAGAGTTAAAAGCTATAAAGCTTTATATAAATAGCTTTATGAGTAGAAAAATTAGCCATGAAGATAGTATAAATGAGATATATTCTGCGATAGAGAAAAAAATTCAACCAAAATGGATGAAAATAGTAGGTGATTTTAATCCTCGTGGAAATGTTCATACTGTTGTTGAAATATGTTCTGAAAGCTTTATAAAAGAGAAAAAAGTTGAAGCTGAAACCAGACAAGACAATAGAAGTGCCGGTGCTAGACGCATAAATGAGCGTGAAAATGATAGAAAAAGAGATTTTGCTCCTAGACGTAGTAATGATAGAAGAGATTCTTTTAGAGGAAATGATAGGGATAGAGGCGATAGAGGAAATTTTAGGGGTGGTGATAGAGATAGAGGAAATTTTAGAGGAAATGATAGGGATAGAGGCGATAGAGGAAACAACTCTAGAGGCGACAACAGAGGTGGCTCAAGAGATGGCTATAGAAAGATACAATACGAAAATGATAAACAACCAAATATAGTTAAAAAAGATTAAAAAAATGGTAAGTGCGAAACTGATAGAACATATACTAAAAGCGGCTTCCATTTCAAGATGGAATGACTATCCAAAAATGACAAATTTAGTTGAGCTTGATAAACAAGCTCATAAGTTTATCATCGCTTATTTTATTGCAAAATTAGAAAATGATGTTGATATAAATTATATTATTGAAGCTGGAATTTTTGAGTTTTTAAGCCGTGTTGTTGTTACTGATATTCGCCCTGATGTTTTTCACTATATACAAAAAAATAAAAAAGAAGAAGTTAACGACTGGGTTATAAATAAGCTAGAAAATATCGTTAGTGATATTGATGATGGTAGATTTTTTGAAAAGTTAAAAAAATATCTTTTAAGTAGCGAAAAAGACCACACAAAAGAGCGTCTTATATTAAGAGCTGCTAGCTATCTTGCTACAAGGTGGGAGTTTAGCATAGTCTATCAAACTAGCCAATTTTTAAGCGACATAGATGAAGTAAAACGCAAAGTTGAAGAAGAGCTTGAAGACTATTATGAACTAATAGGCGTTAGAAAAATAGCTATGAATCAAAAATTAGCTAGATTAGTTGATCTAAGTGGAAGACTTAGATTTCAAAAAAGATGGGCTCAAACACCTAGGATACCAGAAACAGCTGTTTTAGGGCATATGCTAGTTGTTGCTATACTTAGCTATTTTTATTCTATAAAAGTTAAAGCTTGCGATAAAAGGCTTGAAAATAACTTCTTTTGTGCTTTATTCCATGATTTGCCAGAAAGTTTAACTAGAGATATCATAAGCCCTGTCAAATACGGTATTCAAGGTTTAAATGAGATAATAAGTGATTATGAAATGAGACTTATAGATGAGCAAATTTTACCATTTGTTCCAAATTTCTATAAAGATGAATTTTCATATATTTTAGGTATTAGAAAAGAAAATGGAAAATTTATAAAAGATGAGTTTGAAAATAGAATTTTTGACAATTTCATAACACTTACACAAGGAACTATGGAAAATTATAACGAAGATAAATACAATGCAATAGATGGCAAAGCTTTGAAATATTGTGATAAATTAGCAGCTTATATAGAGGCTGGTATATCTATAAGTTATGGTGTAAAGTCAAAAGAATTAATTGATGGATTTGAAAAAATGCAGAAATTTTTTAATGAAAAGCCAAAAATAGATGGAGTTGATTTTCTAAGTGTATGTGATGACTTTGATAAGCATTTTTCTTTAAAAGACCCCTTCTCAGATAACTGCGGCACACACTAAATATAAGTGCTCTGCTGTGTTCCCACCCTGAAGCGGTGCCTATAAATAGCATTGCACAGGTCTAAGAAGGAGCGAACTTGGATTTTACTAAAATGTTACTTAAAATATAGTAAAATTTTAGTAATCCTTAAAATAAAAAATATTATTTAGCTGATATATATTTTACTATCTCATCATCGTTAAGGTCAGCAACATCTTCTGTTTTTTCTATATCTATACGATTTAAAGTACTATATACACCTTGAGATTTAAATAGTTTTTTATTGCAATTATCCACAGATGATTTTAATTTTTCTGTATATTTATCTACTTCTTGAACCAACTCATTAAACGCTTCTTCAGCCAAAATACCCCTTGATTTTGCATCTTCTATCACTCTAAGAGTCTTTCCTAGTGTCTTAATACTATTAAACACAGACCAAAAATCAATCGCAATATTTACTATCATTCTTATATGAGTAGGCTCTACTATCTCGATATTTTTCTCATTAGCAAAGCCCAAAATATCGGGTTGCATATAGCTTAAATAAGAGTATATCTCATAAGGCACACACATAAACAAAGTAGGGTATATATCGCCACTTCCCGAGTTATACCCTTTTTTTCCAAAGCCCAAAACCGTATTTTTCATAGTAGTAGCAAATTCAGACTTAGCTTGTTTTATCTTTTCTTCGTTTGATTGTGGATTTGTTATGATAGCTACCATTTTATTATAGTTTTCTATATTGTTTTTTGCATCTATTATTATAAATTTATTATTTGGAAGCACTATCTTAAAGTCAGGTCTTAAAGCACCATCTACTTTTTGAGCAAAATAAGTGATATCCTTAACCATACCACCATTTATAAGCATTTGTTCTATTGTCTTTTCAAAATACTCCCCAGCAAAGCGATTTGCCTTATAATCACGCTCATTGCTTCTATCATACATTGCTTTGACTTTATTGCTTACATCATTCATTTGCTCGTTAAGTGTGATTTTAAGCCTATCGTATTCGTTAGATAAAGCATTATTTTTTTCATTTAGTTCGTTATTTGTTTGGATTAGATTTTTCTTGTCGTTTTCTAGCGATGAAACTACCATATTTATAGCATCTATCTTATTTATATTATCTCTTTTTTCTATCTCAAAACTACGATTTAAATCATCTAATTTTTTATTTTCTAAAGCTATCTTATCAAGTTCTTTTGTTATAAACTCAAGTTTTGTTTCTAACTCAGTTTTTTTACCTATCAAATCACGATTTTTTATCTCAAATTCGCCTATTTTTAGGGTTAGATCCCTTATCTTTTCATCATCTAAACTTTTTATAGCTAAAATTTTTGCATTTTCGCTATTTAGCCTCATTATCTCAGTACTAAACTGTCTATTTTGTTCATCAAATCCATTTTTGACATTTTTTAAAATCTCAATCTCTTTTTGCCTAGTTCTAACATCTTCTTCTAAATTTAGAATATGATTTTTCAATTGTTCTTTTTTATCTTTAAAAATCTCATTATTTGCACTTATAGTATTTTCTAGTTCAAAAATTTTTGATGTGTATTGCTTTTTTAGATGTTTAATTTTTATTAAATTAAAAAATAAACATAAAACTATACTACCAAGACCAGAAATTAAACCTATTAATATATATTCATTCATTACTTTTAATACCTAAATATTAGAAAAATAATTTATATTATTTAATCATATTATTTTTCTAATTCAACTTTTTATATTGTTAATATCTCTTATATTAATTTTATTATATAATATTTTGATAAATTTAATAAGTTGAATATTTTTTTAAAATTATCTTTTCTGATTTATTTTTTATTGGAGATGTTATATATGGAAGATTTTCTTGATAAATTTGAAATTAAAATCGGAGATTTTATTTTAATTACAGGAAATCTAATTAAATTTATTAAAAAAGCTAAAAAAATAGACAAAGAATTTAATTTAAATTTATTAAGCTTTAATACCCTGAAATAGGGCTTTAAACACATTAAAAGAAGTGAAAATTATTCTATTTTTATTAAATTTTATCGATATTATAGCATGGTTTTCTAAAAATATGACTAAAAATAAATTTTAAATGACAATATCATTTAAAAAAACAGCCCTTTGCTTGACTTCTTTTGGCAAATATTTTGCATATGAGCGATAAGTTTCATTCAAATCCTTATGACCCATCATTTTGCAACCAACCCACATCGGCTCCTCACCACGACTTAACATAACGGATGCAAATGAATGCCTAGTGTCGTAAAGTCTGCGTATATTATAGCCAAGTTTTTCTTGCAAATCATTAAATTTAATCCTTATCATTGAACGAGAACGCCTAAAAATTCTTTTATTTTTATCACTTGCATCTAGCTTTATAAGCTCTTTATGAACGATGCTAAGCATATCAATCGTGCGATTGCTTGTTTTGGTTTTTGGAGAATCCACAATACCAACATCAGAAAGTGTTTTATTAATGCGAATTTGTCTATTTTCAAAATCTAAATCACCAAAAGTAAGAGCGAAAATCTCGCCAGTTCTAGCACCTGTAAAAAAAGCAACTATCAAAAATAAGCGTAGTTCTTCATCGTTCGCATTTTTTATAAGTTCCAAAATTTCTTCAAGGCTAAAAGGTGTAAATTTTTCATCGTTCACATTATCATATTGTTGTTTGAATCTTGGCATGTAAAACGGGTTTTTTGAGATTAAATCATTATTTACAGCATAGCGAAATAACATTTTTAAAAAGGAGCAATAGCCACTAATAGAACTATCTTTTAAGCCTTTATCCTTAAAAAATTGAACAAATTCAACACTATGATGCCTTTTAAAATCAGGTAAATAATGGATGCCTTTATATTCTAAAAAATCACTAACAGCATTACTCATAACACCATAAAGCTTAATAGTTTTGTCTTTTAAAAAAGATTTTTCTTGAAGCAAATTATTAATCACACTATCAAAACTAAACTCGCTACTATTTTTTATAGGCTTTAATTCATTTTCTGTTTTTCTTAGTTGACGATCGACTTGGGAATTCTCAAGCTCATAATAATCACGCCTAGCTTTTTCAAGTTCAGCCTTAGAACCTATAAACCTATCATAATTTTTACGTATAAAATCAAATGCAAGAGCAGACTTTTTAATACCAGTAGAGCGACGAATTCTCTCACCATCTTTTTGATGGTCAACATAAAACCTGCCTTTTTGAATATAAATATTTCTATTTTTTGGTAAATTTTTCATAAGTAGATTTTAGCAAAAAAATCTCAATAAGTAAATTTAACATATAAGCATTATTCCCTTAATATAAATAAATATTTTATTATAATATTAAATTAATAGTATAATTTAAGATTTAAAAATAATATAAAATAATATTTCAAAGCTTAAAGTCCATAATAAAGGGATTAATATATTAAAAATAGCTTAAAAATAATCTAAATTTATACTAAGAATTACAAAATGTTCCGATAAAACGATTTTTTAAATTAAGGTTCAAGTCTAAAAATAAGAACACAACATAGCATTTAAAGGTTTTTAAAGGATTAAGCAAAAATTAGAATAAAAGTTTAAGTTTTTACAAAATGTTCCAGCCCTTACTATATATAAAAAATACAAATTTAAAAAGGGAAAAGAAATTAAATATTGGAGAGTTTAGAAATTTAGAATTTTTAAATTTTATTTAAATTTGACAAAACTTAAAAAAATATTAAATTATAGTTTTAGTATAGATTTTTTTATTTTTTTGCTTTCTAAGAAAAAATTTATTTTAATTATTAATGACAAAGGAATTTTTTAAAATTTGAATGATTAAAATATTTTTTTAATGTTTTAATGATTGTTGGCAATTTTGATTAATTTTAAGGGGTGTTTTAGGGCTTAAAAATAAAAAGTAAGGAAAATATACGAAAAAAGTTTAATTTTAATTGTATAGCATTTAAAAGGCATTTGTGAGCATTTTTAAATTTTAGCCGTTTTTTTGTTTTTTGTGTGCCACTTTTTACAGCTATTTTAAATTTGATTAGAAGTAAAATACCTTAAAAGTGTTTGTCTAAAATTAACACTATGAATTAAATCAATAATAGGACTAAAAGATGATCGACAAACTAACACAAGAGCAACTTAATGAATGGAGCTATCTTCAAGAGCAAGAAGCATATGAATCATTAGAACAAAAAAATAATGAATCAGAATTGAAAGAAAACGAAAAGAAGAAAAAACAAGCACAGCAAAGCTTTAATTCTTCAAACGAACATTTAAGTAAAGATGCAAAACAAGCCATTAAAACATTAGAAAAAAAAGAAAAAATAGATAAGAAAATACAAGAAAAACAAGCAGAACTAAACGAATTTAAAAGCCCAAAACAAAAAAGAGAATTTTTAAAAAACAAGTTGGATAATATAGAAAATAATCAGAATTTAAAAGAGAGCTTGGAAATTTTAAAAGAAAAAGAAAAATTAGACGAGCAAATAAAAGCCAAAGAAAAAGAGATAAAAAATGAAAATTTAAAAGACAATACTAGCGAAACAGAAAAAGGGAAAGAAAACCAAGAAGAACAAGGCAAGAAGCAAAATCAAGGTAACTCAGCCGAACAAGATGACTGGGATAAAAGAGCTAAAGAACTTGAGCTACAACACGAAAAAGAGCTAGAAGCATTAAAAGAACAACAATCAAAGCTTGAAGCAAATTTTCAAAAGTCTATAGACAATTTAATGAACAGCGATGGGATAAATGGTGTAATTACGGCATTACAGGAAATGGATAGAAGTCTAGAAATGATGTTAAAACAAGGGAAAGAAGAAAGCGAAACTAAAGACAAACAACGTAAAGAAAAACTAGAAATGGCATTTGATAGTCCTAAATTTAAAGAAGCTGTAGGGGATTTGGTAAAAGAAGTATATAAAGAACAAAAAAAGGTTAAAAATGGTTTAACAACTATGGAAAATGAGCAAATAAATTATACTAAACTACAAAGTACATATGAAAAAGAAACCAAAAAAGGATTAGATGTTAAAGGATATGAAAAATTAAAAACAATGATAAGCAACATAGAGAAAGAAACTCCAAATTTCAAAGAAAATTATCCTAAATTTTATAAAAAAATAAATGATACTTTAAAACAAACAAAAAATAAAATTTTAAACAAAAGTACAAAAGAAGCAAAAAAAGAGCAATCAAAAGGGAAAGAAAGATAAATGCAACAAAATAACGAAGAAATAACTCCATATAGTAATAAAACACCTAAAGAAAAACTGGAATACATAAAAGAAATTTTAGACAACAGTAATAAACAAACTCAAGAAGAAAAATATATTGACTTAAATCAAGCTTTGGCTGTTGCAAGCGAATCTTATGATCGCAATAAAGCTTATGAACATATGTTTAACAATGTTAAAATAATTGATATGCCAGAACAAGAACAAAATAAAATATTTCAAGAAGAAAATCCAAAATTATACAAAGAATTAAAAAATGAATTTAAACTTATGCAAAATGAAAGTAATCTTCAAAAGAAAACATTAAATGCAGATATAAAAACTATAATTAAATCTTATCACGAATTTAAAATAGGAAAAAATATAAACAAAATTAGATTTAAAACACATTATCCAAAATCTTTTGAAAAAATGCAAAAGACAAATGATAAAGATTTAATGCTTAGCAATAACTTTAAAGGAAGATAAGGGATATCAAATGAAAAAAACATTAATAGCACTAAGTATTGCTACTTCACTATATTTGAATAATTTAAATGCTGGCGGAATTCCAACGATAGATGTTGCTGCGATTGCACAAGCTGTAGTTGGATATACTCAAACTTTAAAAGATTATGCGGAACAAATTAAACAATATGAGCAAATGGTTCAAGACACATTAAACTTTGAAAAACAAATGAAAGAATTAGGTGTTGATATGAATGATGTTAATCAAATACTAGGAGATGTAACACAGATGATCAATTCAATGAAAGACATCTATAGTAGCGTTAAAAATATTCCAGAAGATATTATGGGCGACGTGGCAAGAGTTAAAATGGCTTGTTCGTTTTTAGAAACAAATAGTCAATTTTTTGGAATATCGGTTAAGACTTCAAGCAATAAACTAACAAGCAAAATAAATCAATGCACATCAGCACTAAGGAATGGAGTAAATTTAAGCAAAAGTATAGAAGAAATAACCGCCAAGATGAATGCATCCATTGATCCAATAGAAAGAGCAAACTATAAAGCTCAGATTGCAAATATTAAAAATGCGGAAAAATTTTTACAAGCAAGAGAGAATGCAACAAAGACTGATGCATTATTGGCATTTGAAGATGTATTTCACAAAGGAGATAAAACAAATTCATACTCAAAAGCAAAAATGAATGACGATTTAAATAAATTCGCAAAACAACTAAGTAAGGCAAACAATCAAAAACAAGCCCAAGCACTTACAAACTCATTACTGCTTAAAATTTTAGAAAATTTACAACATCAATATGAGCTAAACATTAATTATGCAAGTACAATGGCATCAAGTAGACAGTTATATAATAACAGTAATAAAAATTTAACTGAAGAGAGTTTTAATAAAAGTGTAGTCGAATATAAACGCAATGATGATATATTTGAACCCGAAACAAAACAGCTACCAAAAGATGAACTAGGACTTCCAAAATTTATATTTAAAAGGAGTAATTAAAATGAATAAAGTTGATTTATGTGGATATCTAGGAAGAGATTTTGAATTAAGATATAGTAACGCAGGAAATGTAATAGCAAGTAATTCATTGGCAATAACCAAAAAATGGACAGATAGTAATGGAAACAGAGTAGAACATACAGATTGGATACCTATTAAACTATTTGGCAAAACGGCAGAAGTAGTAAATCAATACTTCAAACAAGGCTCTCAATTTTTATGCTCAGGGGAATTAGCAACAGACGAATATATAGATAATAACGGAAATACGAGATATATTTGGGAAGTTAGAGTTAAAGAATTTTATTGGCTAAATCAAAAAGGGAATAAAAAAGACGTTTGCGATCCAAACAAAACCGAAAATATGCTTTCTTCAAATTTAGAGCCAATCGAGAGCATAATACACGAAGAAGAAATGCAAAATTTAGCAAAGGATTAGAAATGAAAAAACTAGTTTTGGCAATAACTATAGCTTTATCTTTAGCAAATAGCATAAACGCAGGGGATATACTAACTGGCGACACAAAACTTGCTTGTGAAGCTATTTTGTGTTTAAGTAGCGGAACGCGACCAAGCGAATGTAGTTCATCAATAAAAAGATATTTTTCTATTCATAAGAAAAAATGGAAAGACACTATTAATGCAAGAAGAAACTTTTTAAGACTTTGTCCTGTTGGCTCATCTGCAGTCGACGATAAAGTATTTGCGGATTTAAGAGATAATGTTTTGCCTAATTTGAATGCCGATCAGTGTACTGCAAAATGGCTAAATAATAATCCTGATACAGAATGTATAAAAAAGAGTTGTGGCAAACACCGTTGTCGTTGTGTTGAGTATAAATATAGACCAAAAACATCACTTCCAGCATTTTGTAATGCTCTTTATAATCATAAATACACAAATGTTAAGCCAAAAAATGTATGTAAAAATACTAGATGGTATTCTAGTATAGAATGGTCTAGTGGAAAGGCTTATACAAATATTTCAAAAGATGAATACAATAATTTAAAAGCAAAAGGCTTTAAAAATTTAATAGTTAACACAAGTAGTAGTAAATTTTGCAAAAGATCAAACTCAGAGTTTTGCAAAACTTATTATAAAGTAGAAGATATTAAAAAAGATTGTTGGGTAAATAAGGATTAAAATCGTGATGGAAGTAAAAAAAGAAAATTTAGTAGAACTTCCATTGGATGAAATTTTAAAAAATAACGGTTACTACGAGAAGAGAAATAAGAGTAGCAGAAACTATAAGACTCTTACAAACGATCAAGATGATACAATAGTTATATCACGCCAAACCAATGGGCATTATTTGTATTTTAATCCAAGCGACAATGACGATAGGGGAAATATTTATAATTTTGCAAAGAATCGCGGTGTAGAAATAAGAGAACTAATAAACAGCGACAGAATAAATATAAACGAATTAAAAAGCAATATAAAACCGATAGAAACAACAAATCAAAGCAATAAAAAAGTAATAGAAGACTTTAAAAAATTACCTACTATTGCAAACAATTCATTTTTAGTAGCCAAAAGGAAAATTGATCTCCAAATTTTAAATAGTTTTAGTATGTTAAAACAAGATGAAAAATATGCAAATGCCATAGTACCAAGTTACACTTATAAAAGCTTTCGCAATAGAGAGAAAGAAATTGGATTTTTAATCCAAACAGGAAGTGTTAGTTACCTTTCAAGACCTCTTAGCAAAGATAGGCAAGGAAATCCTTATGATAAGCCAATTAAACAGCTGTGTAACGGAAACAAAGGATTGGAAATTTTAAAAGGGGACGACTCACAAAAAAATTTAAAAAACTTTAAATATATTGTAATTTGCGAGAGTGCAATAGATGCTTTGTCATATTGTGAACTAAAAAAGTTAAATTTAAAAGAAACTATTTTATGCTCAACAAATGGGCAAATATCAAGTAGTCAAAAAGAAGTATTTAGTTATCTAAATGAAAAAGCTACAAATGCAAATATAATACTAGCATTTGATAACGATAAAAAGGGGATAGAATTTAATGGCATAGTAAAAGAGATAATCCCACGAGCAGTAACAGATAAAGCCATTTTAAAAGACTTTAATGATGATTTGGTTGTAGGGAAAATACTTGGACTAAAAGCTGATGAAATTAGCAAAGAGAGTATCACAAAGCCATTAAACGAATTTAACAAAAAAGTGGAATATTTATCAAAGAAATATGATTTTTTAGAACCACAGGCGAAAAACAATAAAGTAAAGGAATTATTTGGATGTAATATGTCTAAATTTAAAGAAATAGAGCCAAAAGTGCGATATTTAGCAGGAATGAGAGAGTGTTATAAGAGGCTAGATATCGTCTGTAAAAAAATAGAAAAAGATTATTTAAAACAGAGATAAAGGGAAAGAAAATAAGTGTTTTTACACTTTAAGGCTTATATAAGCTTATATAATATAGCTAAAAAGCCGATAAAATCGCTATTTAATAGCATTTTACGAATTGCAACTTTTTACAAAATGTCCCGATAAAGCGAAAAGGAAATTGAAATATGGATAGACGTTATAATAAATTTGAAAGAGCATACGAAACAATGATAGAGTTATCAAAAACTCCTCTTCCCTTTGAACAAATAAGCAATATAAATGACAAAGAGATTGTATTTTTAAAAAAAACAATAGAAATGATGGTAAATTATCTTGACTCGTTAGGCTTTGAAATTAAAGGTTTAAGCAAGGAAGTCCTAGCATTTATCGACGAAGAGATAGAGCAAAGAAAGCAAACAAAACTATATTTAACCCATTTTTAACGCATATCCTTCATTAAAACAGGTGTTTTTTACACTTTAAGGCTTGTATAAGCTTACAAAATATAGCTAAAAAACCGATAAAATCGCTATTTGATAGCATTTTATGAATTACAACTTTTTACAAAATGTTCCGATAAAGTAGAATAAAAAACAAATAACAAAAAAAGAAAGAGTAATGAATTGTTATAGCATATTCAAAATAGTCTCTTTTTTGTAAAATAAATAATACATAATAAAAAAAGAGATTATATTTTAAATAACACTTTATAACTTATAAATAACTTTATAATAACTAATTATTTAACACTTTATAACTTTAATATAACTAATATTTTACTATATATTTAACACAATATAATCATATTTTAACACACTTTAAGAAAATAGTGATATAATTATAAGAACATATTTATTCTAAATTATGTATAATTTTGGAAAATTCAAGGAGAAGATCATGCAAAGGTTTAAAACTTTAGTAGCTATTGCTACAACAGGGGTTATAATATCAGGATGCAGTGAATTAAAGTTACCCGAACTACCAAAGATGCAAAGTAGCAAACAAACAAGCGATATTAATAGTATATCCTCAAAAAAACCTTATCAATTAACAGAAGTAGAATGTAAAAGACTATTAAAAATGGAGAAAGAAGCAAAAGAAACAAAAAAGATAGCCGATGAAGAAACGAGAGTTAAAGGGCAAAGAAATGTTCAAGGCAATATTTATCTTGATGCAGCAAACAAAATGGCAAAACTCAATAAAATATATTATTTAACTGAAAAGTTGAAATATTGCAAAGAATTAGGTAAAGAGACAGTCAATATCGACATAGATAAAATAATGGAAATAAATCGATAAATTGGAAAAAGATAGACAGAACATAGTTTTAAAATCATTTGATAAAGATTGCAACAAAAAGAGTAAAAAATGATAGTTTCAAAACAAGCATATGAGATACCAACATCTAAAAACTATATTTTGACAAAAGATGCTATATTGGAGTATTTATCAGAACTAAAGTCAAACCTTAAAAATGATGGCATTAAAAAAATAGGCTTATTTGGAAGTTATGCCAAAGGTTATGCTGATGAAAATTCAGATATTGATATAGTTGTTTTAGCGGATAAAAAAGAGTTTTTAGAGAGACTAGATGTGTATAATGCACTTGAGTATTTGGATAATTTAAGAAAGCAAATTTCAAATAAATTTCACAAATCTGTAGATATTTGTGATTTTTACTCAGAACAAAAAATGGAAGATAATAAAATAGTAAAAGGGGCAATTTATGTCTAAGCACATCAGAAGATTGGAAATAGCGGTTGAAAAAATAGAAGAAATAGAAAAAATTTGTAGTTTAAAAGGGGTTAAAAAAGCTTTAGAAGATGAGTCAATTTTAAAACCTGCCATAATGAAACACTTTGATGTAATTCATCAACAATTTGAAAAGTTAGAAAAAGATCAAGAATATAAAATTTTAAGTAAATTTGACAAAGACGAACTAAAAGGATTAAGGCGTGTTAGAAACTGGTCTTCACATGATTACGATAATATACAAAATGAAATTATAGAGCAAACAATACATACAAAACTACCAAAACTTAAAGGAAATATACAAGAAGTTTTAAAAGAGACAAAAAAAGAACTATGTAAAAATTTAGAAAAAAATGTTGATTATTTTACCAAAAAAAAAGATATTTTAATACCACAAGCAAAAACAGAACTTATAAGAAGCATTGAAAAAGAGTATGAAAAATTACAAGAGCATAAAATTGAACTAGAGAAGCCATATAGTGATAAGATAAAAAATATAATTAAAGAAAATTCAAAAGAAAATCAAAAATAAATTATG from the Campylobacter pinnipediorum subsp. pinnipediorum genome contains:
- a CDS encoding nucleotidyltransferase family protein codes for the protein MIVSKQAYEIPTSKNYILTKDAILEYLSELKSNLKNDGIKKIGLFGSYAKGYADENSDIDIVVLADKKEFLERLDVYNALEYLDNLRKQISNKFHKSVDICDFYSEQKMEDNKIVKGAIYV
- a CDS encoding DUF86 domain-containing protein encodes the protein MSKHIRRLEIAVEKIEEIEKICSLKGVKKALEDESILKPAIMKHFDVIHQQFEKLEKDQEYKILSKFDKDELKGLRRVRNWSSHDYDNIQNEIIEQTIHTKLPKLKGNIQEVLKETKKELCKNLEKNVDYFTKKKDILIPQAKTELIRSIEKEYEKLQEHKIELEKPYSDKIKNIIKENSKENQK